In Mucilaginibacter auburnensis, the genomic stretch ATGATACCAGGAACAGCGTTTGCAAACTATCGGTTATAATAATGGTTTTTAAGCCGCCTTTAAAGGTGTAACCCCATATCAGCAGCAAACAAATTATCACTGTTGCGAAAAACGGAATGCCGTAACTATCGAATATAAATCGCTGTAAAACAATAACCACTAAATAGAGCCTAAATGCTGAACCAATTGTGCGACTGATCAGGAATATGCCCGCAGCGGTTTTATAACTCCAGGTGCCCAGTGCATGTTCAATGTAGCTGTAAATTGATGTCAGCTTCATGCGGTAATACAAGGGCAGTAATACCGTTGCTACTATGATGAACCCCGCCGCGTTACCCAAAATGAACTGAAAATAAGCAAACTGGTCACCGCTTGGCGCGCCAACTTTACCCGGTACAGATATGAACGTTACACCGCTTAAGGCAGTGCCTATCATACCGAAAGCTACCAGATACCATTTAGAGTTTCGGTTGGCAACAAAAAAGGTGTCGTTATCTGCTGATTTACGGGAGGTGAGCCATGAAATGAGTAACAACACTAAAAAGTAGCCTATAATGAACGATAAAAGTATGCCGGATGTCATGATTTATTTGTAGGTATTTTTAACCCAAGCGTCATTGCGAGGTACGAAGCAATCTCTGAAAAGGGCATTCCGGCCTGCAAAGTTTGGGATTGCTTCGTACCTCGCAATGACGGTTTGTGTTTGCGAACTGTAAGCGATTTACCTAATATTTCTTACTTTCGCAACATGAATTTCTCCTCCAAACTTTTGGAAAATGCAGTAGCCGAGTTCTCGAAATTGCCGGGCGTGGGCCAAAAAACCGCCTTGCGTTTAGTGCTGCATCTGCTTAACCAAAATAAGCAGGAGGTTGAACAATTCAGTGGCGCTATAACTAAACTCCGCAACGAGATACAGTTTTGTGCTACCTGTCATAACATATCAGATACCGCTATTTGCGAGATATGTTCATCCCCCAAACGCGATGCGGGTGTAATATGTGTAGTGGAAGATACCCGCGACGTGATGGCCATTGAAAATACCAGTCAGTTTAACGGATTGTACCATGTATTAGGCGGTTTGATATCGCCAATGGATGGCGTAGGTCCAACCGATCTTCAGGTGGATTCGCTGGTGGAACGCCTTAAAGATGGAGAGGTGAAAGAGGTGATATTCGCCCTGAGCGCTACCATGGAAGGTGACACCACTATATTCTATCTGAACAAAAAATTAAAACCCTTTAACATCACCATTTCAACTATAGCCCGTGGCATAGCTTTTGGAGGAGAGTTGGAGTACGTAGACGAGATCACCTTAGGCAGATCTATCGTAACGCGTGTTCCTTACGAGAACTCTTTAACCAAGTAATATGAAGCTATCAGTTGTTGTTGTAAATCATAACAGATGTGATCTGTTGAAACTTACGCTTAATTCGGTTATCAAATCGCTAAATGATATTGATAATGAAGTTATTATAGTAGATAATGCTTCAACAGATGATAGTGTGATCATGCTTGAAACGCAATACCCGCAGTTCCGTACAATAACAAATCAAGCTAACGAGGGAATGGCTA encodes the following:
- the recR gene encoding recombination mediator RecR gives rise to the protein MNFSSKLLENAVAEFSKLPGVGQKTALRLVLHLLNQNKQEVEQFSGAITKLRNEIQFCATCHNISDTAICEICSSPKRDAGVICVVEDTRDVMAIENTSQFNGLYHVLGGLISPMDGVGPTDLQVDSLVERLKDGEVKEVIFALSATMEGDTTIFYLNKKLKPFNITISTIARGIAFGGELEYVDEITLGRSIVTRVPYENSLTK